A genomic window from Equus asinus isolate D_3611 breed Donkey chromosome 25, EquAss-T2T_v2, whole genome shotgun sequence includes:
- the PRKAB2 gene encoding 5'-AMP-activated protein kinase subunit beta-2, protein MGNTTSDRVAGERHGAKSARAEGAGGHAPGKEHKIMVGSTDDPSVFSLPDSKLPGDKEFVSWQQDLEDSVKPTQQARPTVIRWSEGGKEVFISGSFNNWSTKIPLIKSHNDFVAILDLPEGEHQYKFFVDGQWVHDPSEPVVTSQLGTINNLIHVKKSDFEVFDALKLDSMESSETSCRDLSSSPPGPYGQEMYVFRSEERFKSPPILPPHLLQVILNKDTNISCDPALLPEPNHVMLNHLYALSIKDSVMVLSATHRYKKKYVTTLLYKPI, encoded by the exons ATGGGAAATACCACCAGCGACAGGGTGGCCGGGGAGCGCCATGGTGCCAAGTCTgcacgcgccgagggcgccggcGGCCATGCCCCAGGCAAGGAGCACAAGATCATGGTGGGGAGCACCGATGACCCCAGCGTCTTCAGCCTGCCGGACTCCAAG CTCCCTGGGGACAAAGAGTTTGTATCATGGCAGCAGGATTTGGAGGACTCCGTAAAGCCCACACAGCAGGCCCGGCCCACTGTTATCCGCTGGTCTGAAGGAGGCAAGGAGGTCTTCATCTCTGGGTCCTTCAACAATTGGAGCACCAAGATTCCACTGATTAAGAG CCATAATGACTTTGTTGCCATCCTGGACCTCCCTGAGGGAGAGCACCAGTACAAGTTCTTTGTGGATGGACAGTGGGTTCATGATCCATCAGAG CCTGTGGTTACCAGTCAGCTTGGCACGATTAACAATTTGATCCATGTCAAGAAATCTGATTTTGAGGTGTTTGATGCTTTAAAGCTAGATTCGATGGAAAGCTCAGAGACATCTTGTCGAG ACCTTTCCAGCTCACCCCCAGGGCCTTATGGTCAAGAAATGTATGTGTTTCGATCTGAGGAGAGATTCAAATCCCCACCTATCCTGCCTCCTCACCTTCTCCAAGTTATTCTTAACAAGGACACTAATATTTCT tgtgacccagccctgctccccgAGCCCAATCACGTCATGCTGAACCATCTCTATGCGCTGTCCATTAAG GACAGTGTGATGGTCCTTAGCGCAACCCATCGCTACAAGAAGAAGTATGTCACTACTCTGCTCTACAAGCCCATCTGA